A part of Vespa crabro chromosome 20, iyVesCrab1.2, whole genome shotgun sequence genomic DNA contains:
- the LOC124431207 gene encoding uncharacterized protein LOC124431207 produces MEGAQLLLFQVIRRVIFWIEDHGLYVAVQKPEIVLLTMKHINTLRSFILGDAAVQTKSADKHLGRMLDNKFNFGQHIIRETDKAVKVIATLGTLMANVNAPRPCMRRLLRCATEAVLLYGAEVCAEVLRYETYRKRIVAVQKRGALRISCSYCTVSEPAVIEIAGLIPINLLDQGETICPPTNALFGKGRGNKVRQF; encoded by the coding sequence ATGGAGGGTGCACAGCTGCTGCTCTTCCAGGTCATACGCAGAGTCATTTTCTGGATTGAAGACCACGGGCTATACGTAGCAGTGCAGAAGCCAGAGATCGTGCTACTTACGATGAAGCacatcaacaccttgcgcagcttCATCTTAGGAGACGCGGCGGTCCAGACTAAGTCGGCTGACAAACACTTAGGTAGAATGCTCGACAACAAGTTCAATTTCGGACAGCACATAATTAGAGAAACCGACAAGGCGGTAAAAGTAATAGCCACGCTTGGTACACTCATGGCCAACGTCAACGCTCCACGACCGTGCATGAGGCGACTACTGAGGTGCGCTACTGAAGCAGTGTTGCTGTATGGCGCGGAGGTCTGTGCAGAAGTACTGCGATACGAGACATACCGCAAGCGCATAGTGGCGGTACAGAAGAGGGGCGCTCTCCGAATCTCGTGCTCCTACTGCACGGTCTCTGAGCCCGCGGTGATAGAGATTGCGGGGTTAATCCCAATCAATCTACTAGACCAGGGGGAGACAATTTGTCCACCAACAAATGCCCTTTTTGGGAAAGGAAGAGGCAACAAGGTTCGTCAGTTCTAG
- the LOC124431206 gene encoding uncharacterized protein LOC124431206, translated as MLDCKLNYGEHIMMAADKAAKLVATLDRLMANVNGPRPCIRRLLMPAAEAVMLYGTEVWAERTVSEPAVIVVAGIIPFDLLAKERQFVHQQKPVLWKDEVLKNAWCNCIEAWKSKWEQEPRGRWTARLISRLDNWINREVQDVDFYLTQFLTGHRLFRSYLAIMRNVADGNCHYGDSIKDDAHHTFFICTRWSAERFTL; from the exons ATGCTCGATTGCAAACTTAATTACGGAGAGCATATAATGATGGCAGCAGACAAGGCGGCAAAATTAGTAGCAACGCTGGACAGACTCATGGCCAATGTCAACGGTCCCCGACCGTGCATAAGGCGACTACTTATGCCTGCCGCCGAAGCAGTGATGCTGTACGGCACGGAAGTATGGGCCGAG CGCACGGTCTCAGAGCCCGCAGTGATAGTTGTCGCCGGGATAATCCCGTTTGACCTACTAGccaaggagagacaattcgtccatcAGCAGAAGCCCGTTCTGTGGAAGGACGAGGTATTAAAGAACGCCTGGTGTAATTGCATCGAAGCCTGGAAAAGCAAATGGGAGCAGGAAcctaggggcagatggactGCCCGACTCATCAGTCGACTAGATAACTGGATAAATCGAGAGGTGCAAGATGTCGATTTCTACCTTACCCAATTCTTGACAGGCCATCGCCTGTTCCGCTCCTACCTCGCAATAATGAGGAATGTAGCAGACGGCAACTGCCACTATGGGGACTCGATCAAAGACGACGCTCACCACACGTTCTTCATATGTACCCGGTGGAGCGCCGAACGATTTACCTTGTAG